GGCGAAAGCGGTCTGCGGGGGGTGATGTGGATCGAGAGCATCCAACCCCGCAAATGGAGCAACGCCGACGAGACCCTGGCCCTGGCCATGGCCCAGGTCATCGAGCGCATTCTGCGTCCCCTCAAGGACGACCTCAAAATCCAGACCCCCGAGCGCAAGTCGCTGGCGGTCAAGCGCAGCGAGTTTGAAATCAACCTGGCCCAGGCCCTCTCGCTGGCCCAGCGGCACGGGCGTTCGCTGGCCCTGATGCGCATCCGGGTCGAGGGGATGAACAAGGCCCAGACCGAGCAGGCCGCCCGCGAGATTGCCTACACCCTGCGCCAGAGCGACTCACTTGCGTACCTGGGCGACCAGGGCTTTGCCCTGCTGCTTTCCGAGGTGCGCTGGACGGCAGGGGCCAGCCGGGTAGCCCACCGCTTGCTGGGCCGTCTGCGGGCCGCGCTGGCAGGGCTCAAGGTGGGCATTGGCATTGCCATGTATCCCCAGGACGCCACCTCGATGGAGGGGCTTTGGGATCAGGCTGAGCAAGCCTGCCAGAAGGCCCTCGAGACCGGCGGCGGCATCCGCCTCCTGACCCCCGGCGCGTCCGAGTTGCAAGAGGCCCTCTCGCAAGACGGTCTGACCCTGCACTTCCAGCCAATCTTCAACCTGAGCGACCTCGAGCTCGTAGCGGTCGAGGCCCTGGTTCGCTGGCCCAAACCCAAGGGGCTGCACCAGGCCGGGGAGTTTCTGCCCCTGGCCGAACAGGTCGGCCTGATGAGCGTCCAGGATCGCTGGGCCCTCGACAAAGTGCTCGACCAGGCCGCTCTCTGGAAGCCCTCCGGGGTCAACGCCCGCTTTAGCGTGAACATCTCCTCCGAAACCCTGGTAGACCCCAACTTCCCCACCGTCTTGCAGGAGATGTTCTCGGCCAAGCGCCTGCCCACCGACATCATCATCATCGAGCTGCGTGAGGAGGCCATCCTGAGCGACCTCGAGACCGCCAGCCGTAGCCTCGAGATCCTCAAGCACCTGGGGGTCTCCATCGCCCTCGACAACTTTGGCACCAACCCCCTCCCGCTCACCCAGCTCAAACGCCTGCCGCTCGACTGGATCAAACTCAACCCGGCCCTCTCCTCCTCCGAGAACGCCTCCTTGGCCAAAGCGGCCATAGACATGGTGCACGCCGTCGGCACCAAAGCGGTGGCCAAGGGCCTGGAAGAGCAGTCCCAGCTCACCCGCATGAAGGAACTGGGCGCCGACTACGGCCAGGGCCACATCCTGGGCTGGCCCGTCCCCGCCGAGGATCTGGGGGCCCTGCTGGTGTGGGGCATCGGCACCTGAACATCTGCTACCATTGACCCTGTGACCGAAGGTGCCGTGCTGGTGCTGCGGCTGCTGCTGTGGCTGCTGCCCGGCCTCTTGATGTTTCTGGCTGTGCGTGGTTTTCTGGCCGGGCGCTTCCGCGTGGCTTTGGGCCTGTTGATAGGCGGGGTGCTGGCCGCCCTGCTGGTCAAGCCCTTTCCGGTGGGTTTTGCCTTCTGGCTGATTGGCGGGCTGGCCGGACTGGGCGGGGGG
The Meiothermus sp. CFH 77666 DNA segment above includes these coding regions:
- a CDS encoding GGDEF domain-containing phosphodiesterase — protein: MNEVSWKLFAPLSIEGATLLIEHQDLPSGMAVRLGGAGGVVLKPQEAQELLLNLLTGESWVSSRLVWAAPRLHIGQRGYNLSERAKLALIEALQSLLVESQGVAVNPMPKETWQRSLLEITQQRFASVEEALPKLGEVLISLGFKGICLWLRDSNERTLKLVGQYPEASPPEDLLPERHVVYFQVLERNLLIAADDARQDARMTELRDILISRGLGAVLQVVFHGESGLRGVMWIESIQPRKWSNADETLALAMAQVIERILRPLKDDLKIQTPERKSLAVKRSEFEINLAQALSLAQRHGRSLALMRIRVEGMNKAQTEQAAREIAYTLRQSDSLAYLGDQGFALLLSEVRWTAGASRVAHRLLGRLRAALAGLKVGIGIAMYPQDATSMEGLWDQAEQACQKALETGGGIRLLTPGASELQEALSQDGLTLHFQPIFNLSDLELVAVEALVRWPKPKGLHQAGEFLPLAEQVGLMSVQDRWALDKVLDQAALWKPSGVNARFSVNISSETLVDPNFPTVLQEMFSAKRLPTDIIIIELREEAILSDLETASRSLEILKHLGVSIALDNFGTNPLPLTQLKRLPLDWIKLNPALSSSENASLAKAAIDMVHAVGTKAVAKGLEEQSQLTRMKELGADYGQGHILGWPVPAEDLGALLVWGIGT